Proteins encoded together in one Desulfosporosinus meridiei DSM 13257 window:
- a CDS encoding DUF2975 domain-containing protein, translating into MKRETFFLKLVVILMSLPVLALCIFVVPEIAEFFAELNPTLAYLQYPFQMGLYVTAIVFFVALYQALRLLSYIDNNQAFSELSVKALKNIKYCAITISSLYVVFMPLIYLMAEVDDAPGIIVIGMVIIFGCSVVAVFAAVLQKLLRSAIEIKSENDLTV; encoded by the coding sequence ATGAAACGAGAAACATTCTTTTTAAAGTTAGTGGTTATTCTAATGAGTCTTCCTGTCCTTGCTTTATGTATTTTTGTGGTGCCTGAAATAGCTGAATTTTTTGCGGAGTTAAATCCAACGTTAGCTTATTTGCAATATCCCTTTCAAATGGGGTTGTATGTAACGGCGATAGTATTTTTCGTTGCCTTGTACCAGGCCTTAAGACTTTTAAGCTATATTGATAATAACCAGGCGTTTTCGGAGTTATCTGTAAAGGCTTTAAAGAATATCAAATACTGTGCCATCACCATCAGTTCTTTATACGTGGTATTTATGCCACTCATCTATCTCATGGCTGAGGTAGATGATGCCCCAGGCATTATAGTAATCGGAATGGTCATTATTTTTGGTTGCAGTGTGGTTGCGGTTTTTGCCGCTGTTCTGCAAAAACTATTAAGAAGTGC